From the genome of Nicotiana sylvestris chromosome 2, ASM39365v2, whole genome shotgun sequence, one region includes:
- the LOC104250140 gene encoding transcription factor PRE1-like, protein MSSRRSRQSSAGSSRISDDQIIDLVSKLQQLLPEIRTRRSNKASASKVLQETCNYIRNLNREVDDLSDRLSQLLSTIDADSPEAAIIRSLLM, encoded by the exons ATGTCAAGCAGAAGGTCAAGACAGTCATCAGCAGGTTCCTCAAGAATTTCAGATGATCAGATAATTGACCTCGTATCCAAGTTGCAACAACTTCTTCCTGAGATTCGAACCCGTCGCTCCAACAAG GCATCGGCATCAAAGGTGCTACAAGAAACTTGCAACTATATAAGAAATTTGAATAGAGAAGTGGATGATCTTAGTGATCGTCTTTCTCAATTACTCTCCACTATTGATGCTGACAGTCCAGAAGCTGCAATTATCCGAAGTTTACTAATGTAA